The sequence CTACTTAAACTTGCTTGCCAATCAGGGCTATTTTCGCTGACATTTAACGTTACACGAGCAACTCTGGGTGATGGTTGAGAAAATTGGATACGGCTTACACCATAGCTATTGATAGGAATTTCTCTGGCCAAGTTTGGGGCAAGAGTCGCACCGTCTAAGTCAATATTAATCGTGCGGCGATCTTCACTGCGACCTACTCTCAGGGTAGGGTTTCCGCCATTGGTACGGACAAAAAAACCATCTCGTGTTACTTGGAGATTTTGAATTTGAGCCCCTAACTGTTGAGATATAGTTGTAGGAGGCACTGGGCGCGATTGATTGTTGTCTACACTAACTGGCAAGTTAGTAGCAGGTGTTAGATCAGGCAGATCTCCTATCCGCTCAGGCTTAGGAAGTTTTACCGACCACTGTGCAGTAGTTGTTCCCCTAAACAGCACTTCTTGGGGATCTATTGTGTATCCAGGGTTAAGTTCCAGAACTAAACGCGTTGTCTGGTTATCAAATTGCCCGACTCTCAGAGAGCGAATTGCACCAGCCAAAGGCTGAGTCACCGTTGGGCGTGCCAGAGTAGTTCTTGGCAAGTCGATAATCAGACGAGTAGGGTTAGTCAGCAATTGCGCTCTAGGCTGTACTCCAAAATCTGTTTTAAAGTCCAACCGATTCTGATTAGCATCAAAGCGCCAAGATAGCAGTTTAGCGGCTGAAGCTGGTAGTGAAAACAGAAAAATACTCAAAAAACTGGGTAGTAACCAGTAAAATCTCACAATCCTTGCTCCTGAGACGCGGTGCAGTAAAATAGTTTTGAGAAAGTGGTGATGCCAACCATGTTGGGTAATGAAACTATTTCAGACATTATTTCAAACTGTCAACATAAATACATAATTTCAGCACCCAACTTGCTGATAATTATCAGCAGCATAGGCACTTATATTTGGAGATGATATAACTCAAGAATGATTTTAGAGGCAGGGGCTAGGGGTACGGCGCACAGGAGAGAGTTGTTATAGCGGTCAGCACTCAGATGATAGCTACACCACGGCGCAGAGCGCCTACAGCCGTCAGCTTTTTTAAAAGCCAATAGTTTACAAGGCTTTCAGAATAGATGCGTGTCCTAACTGCCTTGGCAGTTGCTATACAAGATGCGTTGTCCCTAGACAGGTCACATCTCGCCAACCCTGTGTTCTCCTCTGGTCGAAACCCTATCCCTTGTGTGGGTAGTCTTCTCCCATCACAAGTGTAGATTTTTAATAATTCCGCAGAATTAAAGTCAATAAAAACAAATTATTGACAATAGGGCAATTAAATTTCTTCATTCTGCCTCCCCTGCTCATATGTTTTTAATTCCTTGTAACTGCGACAGTTTTGGGCATTATTTGATTAGATTGATTGAGACGAGGAGTCGATTGGGGTGGTGTTAGATTAGGTAACTCTTCTATCCGTTGTGGTCTAGGAAGTTGTACCGACCAATTGATAGGTGAAGCACCACGGAAAATTACTTGTTGAGGGTCGAGAGTATAACCAGGTTTTAATTCAATTACTAAGCGAGTAGTCCGATCATCAACTTGACCAACTCTTAAAAAGTTCATGCTGCCACTGAGAGGTTGCTTCACAGTTGCACGTCCTAGAGATGTACCTGGTAGATCAATGATCAGACGGGTAGGGTTAGAAATCAGGATTGCACGAGGTTGAACTCCTGAATTTGTTGTAAACGCCAGTCGATTTTGATTGGCATCAAAACGCCAGAATACAAGTTTACCTGCTGAAGCTGGTAATGAAACCAGAAAAATGCTCAAAAAACTGGGTAACAGCCAGTAATGTCTCACAATCCTTTCTCCTGAAATAGTGCAATTAGCCGTAATCTTCTTAGCGATTGGTGATAATCAGAACATTGTCGATGCAATTGTTTACGACATTTTTAAAGTTTTTCATACTGGGGGTAAAAATAGTATGACGTGGGTAATTGTGCATCACAGGGGTCAGTAAGCTAAATACTTGATGTTTTTGTAATTTGGCATTTTGGCTTTCCCAGCCGTGAAGTTAAGCACTGGGACGTAAATGTAGTGAATTATGTTTCAGCCAAACGTTCTTACAATCTCCGTTTACATCTGTACCATTCCGCACTCAGTATAAACATCAGGGTGATTTGCTGTCAGTTGATGTCAGCGGGGAGAAACACCACAATATGTTTTGACGGTATAAATTCACACATATTACACTTAACCATAATTTGGTAAAATTTGATCTACCAGATTGGTATTGCTAAGTTTTTATTCCCTGATCATTCAGAGCCAAAAACTCTCTGGGAAAAATTTTAGTATTGGTAAGTGCAGCACAATTACTAAGCAACGGATCATCATGTAAGCAAGCTAATATGTATAGCAATCTCTAGGTTGCTACTATAAATTGGCACAAGGCTTAGGGTGTAATGTAATAGGAATAAATGCTATGACAGAAAAAACAAATTAGTAGCTGCTCTATTGTTAGTAACTTTATACTAACTCAAGTTGCTAGTTACTTAGGCGATCGCGCTTCAAGTATATCCCGGCACCAGCGATATTGGACAGTCAGAAAAATGGTTAAAATCAACGGTTTGATTGAATCGCGCCAGGGTTCAATCAAATTCTCAAATTCCAATGAGTAAGAAAAATAAAATTCTCGCTATAAATTTTAACTATATTGGTGTCAACTATCGGCTTATTAACCAAACAATTTAATTTTATGGTTATAAAAAATGTGCAATAAATTATACCTATACCATTTTTAGGTAGTATACGGCTGTGCCTAAGTTTTTTGGGAACCTTGATCAGCGATGAGTTGCTAAAACTGTAACGACTTAAACTTTTGATAGTTTCAGTGGCAGATTAAAAACAAGTTATACCATAGCAGACTGATAGACGTTTTGAGTTTCTAAAAGAAGATCTCTGATAAATGATGAATAAAATAACTATGTCTGATATTAAGCTTAGTTCTTGGAATCGGTTGCCAGCTATATTTTTGTCTGTGGGTATCTTAGGCTTGACCTTCACACAGCCTGCTTTTGCCCAAGAGAAAATGTTGAAAACGATTACTGTGACTGGTAGAGGTGTGGAAAGGATTCCTACTACTAAGGCGCAAGTAGAACTAGGTGTTGAGGTATCGGGAAAAACTGCGGCAGCCGCGCAGCAGGAAGTTGCACGACGCTCAAGTGCCGTAGTAGAGTTACTGCGATCGCGCAATGTTGAGACACTAAAAACTACTGGCATTAGGCTCAACCCGAGTTATAGCTATGAGAACAACGTACAGCGACTGACTGGCTATGTAGCTACTAACACAGTTAGCTTTCGGCTAGATACTCAAAAAGTTGGTTCTTTATTAGACGACGCAGTGAATGCTGGCGCGACACGCATTGATGGCATTAGTTTTGTGGCTAATGATAGCGCGATCGAGGCGGCTACTCAAACTGCTTTACGCAAAGCAACTCAAGACGCTCAAAGACAAGCTGAGAGTGTTTTGGGGGCATTAAATCTCACCCGTCGGGAAATTGTGAACATTCAAGTTAATGGTGCTAGTCCACCGCCGCCTGTACCTATGCCACGCCTTGCTAGTGGTTTAGGTAAGTCAGATGCTATTACACCAGTTGTAGGTGGTGAGCAAGAGGTAGAGGGTTCTGTTACGTTACAAATCAGCTACTAAACCTAAAAAAATCAGTGTTGAGCTACGAGTTGCCAATTCATAACTCAACACTTGACAATTTATTCCAGTTGAGCTAAAATTCCGTATCCTGACCGCTATAGTTGTCCACGGCACTAGCATCTGTGTCTTTTTTAGAACCCAGTAGATCTAGGCGGTCAACTTTGATCACAGGCTTTGAGCGGTTAGCGCCTGTAGTGCGATCGCTCCAAGTCTCTATTTTTAAAGAACCTTGAACCCCAATTAAGCTACCCTTGCGTACATAGTTACCAGCCACTTCCGCCGTCTTACCCCACAGTTCAAGATTAAACCAGTCCGGCTGTTCACCATTGCGTGTTCGACGATTGACTGCTAGGGTCAGGTTACACTTGACACTACCTGACTCAAAATACTTAACATCAGGCTCTCCACCGACTCGTCCAACGAGATTAACAAGATTGAGATTCATCATATTTATTAGTACTGGTGTACTTGTGTGTAGTGTATCTTAAATTTACCCAAAATTAGGGTAGTGTGAGGTAGAAATTGCTTGCTCCTGTGATTTAGGTGTGGGAAGGAAATTTGCTCAAGATGCGATCGCAAACACCTAAACTAGACTCAGGATCAAAAACATATTAGAATCCACCTCGGTTATATGGTTATATTTAGGGTACATTTCCGTCATCAATAACTGCATTTTTATTTGGGGGCTAAGAAGCGCGTGGGTTTGTTCAATCGCTTTTCCTTATCCCGGGACATGGGAATTGACCTGGGGACTGCTAACACCTTAGTTTATGTATCCGGCAAAGGAATTGTTTTGCAGGAACCTTCTGTGGTTGCTATCGACCAAAACCTCAGAATTCCCCTGGCAGTGGGCGAGGAAGCTAAAAAAATGCTAGGTAGGACTCCTGGAAATGTAATTGCTGTGCGTCCCCTCCGTGATGGTGTGATCGCAGATTTTGACATTGCCGAGATGATGCTGAAGCAATTTATCCGCCGAGTACACGAAGGCAGAACCCTTGTTTCTCCTCGGATTGTTATCGGTATTCCCAGTGGCGTTACTGGAGTCGAGCGACGCGCGGTAATGGAAGCAGCGTCTCAAGCTGGAGCGAGAGAGGTTTTCTTAATTGATGAGCCAGTAGCGGCAGCAATTGGTGCTGGCTTACCAGTAGCAGAAGCCACAGGAAACATGATTATTGATATCGGTGGCGGTACAACCGAAGTAGCAGTTCTAAGTTTGCAAGGAACAGTTATTAGTGAATCTGTACGGGTTGCTGGCGATGAATTGAGTGAATCGATCATTCAGTACATGAAAAAGGTGCATAACTTAGTGATTGGAGAGCGCACCGCAGAAGAAATAAAAATTCAAATGGGTTCCGCTTATCCTACTCATGAAGATGACGATGCCATGATGGAAGTTCGTGGCTTACACTTGCTTTCTGGATTACCCAGAACAGTCACAATCAAAGGGCCAGAAATTCGTGAAAGTATGTCTGAACCGCTATCTGTGATTATTGAAGCTGTGAAGCGTACTTTGGAAAGAACACCTCCAGAACTCGCAGCAGACATCATTGACAGAGGAATTATGCTAGCTGGTGGTGGGGCATTACTTAGAGGTTTAGATACCCTAGTTAGCCACGAAACTGGAATTGTTACACACATTGCAGCAGATCCCTTAAGTTGTGTAGTTTTGGGTACAGGGCGCGTATTGGAGAACTTTAAGCAGCTAGGACGGGTATTCAGCGCCCATTCCCGAAATATGTAGTTAGTTTTGGCAATGAGCGCCAGCTTTGAGTGTAATAAAAACCTCTTGTTCTAGGTCTCAAAAAGCGGTAGTTGAAACTAATGCCCAATATACGAGTTTTAATTCAAAACTCATCACTTTAGAAATAACTCACAGCTTTTTATGTATACGTTGCGTCGCTGGTGGGATCGACACTGGCTACAATTTGTTTTGGTGAGTCTTAGCTTAGGAACTGCCTATGGGCTTCAATATACCCAGGGAGGAGTTTTGTTTGAAGCTTACCAGTCACTTACCCGTCCTTTTCAATCAAAACCCACTTCAGAGGAACGCTTAACAACTGCCCGAACTAGAGAACTGGAAATAGAGTTAAATGAGTTGCAAAGCCAAAATCAAAAGTTACAACAACTGTTAGGTTATGTTGAAGCTGAAAAACAAAAAGGGTTCGTTGCTCCAATTATTGGTCGCAGTGCTGATCAGTGGTGGCAACAGATAACTCTGGGTCGAGGGAGCCAAGATGGCATCAAAGTAGGCTTCAGTGTGATGGGAATAGGCGGTTTAGTAGGTCGGGTTGTGAGCGTTACGCCCCATACTAGCCGCATCTTGCTAATTAGTGACCCAAGCAGTCGGGTAGGTGTGCTGATCAGCCGTAGCCGCCACATGGGTTATATTCGCGGTCAAGGTTCCAATCGTGCTGTGATGCAATTTTTTGATAAAGTTCCAGATGTTCGTGTAGGTGACTTTGTTGCTACTTCCTCTGTGAGCCAACTGTTTCCCGCAGGTTTACCAGTTGGACGTGTGGAGTCTTTAAATTTAAGTAAAAACCCCGCTCCTGAAGCAATAATTGAACTGACGGCACCAATGAGTTTTTTGGAGTGGGTAATTGTTTATCCCAAATCACAATTAGAAAGTTGATCAAGATTTCTAAATTATCACTACGTACTCGGCAAATTCTCAACGGCTTTGTGATTGTTTTTTCTGTGATTTTGTGCTTGTTGATTTTGCCAACTCGCTTATCCGGAATGGAAATATTCGGATTTAGCCCTAATTGGTTATTAATTTGGGTCGTTACTTGGAGTATTAAGCGATCGCCTGTTCAAGGAGCATTTGCAGGGTTAGTATTAGGGCTAATTCAAGATGGG comes from Oculatellaceae cyanobacterium and encodes:
- a CDS encoding AMIN domain-containing protein, with translation MRHYWLLPSFLSIFLVSLPASAGKLVFWRFDANQNRLAFTTNSGVQPRAILISNPTRLIIDLPGTSLGRATVKQPLSGSMNFLRVGQVDDRTTRLVIELKPGYTLDPQQVIFRGASPINWSVQLPRPQRIEELPNLTPPQSTPRLNQSNQIMPKTVAVTRN
- a CDS encoding SIMPL domain-containing protein (The SIMPL domain is named for its presence in mouse protein SIMPL (signalling molecule that associates with mouse pelle-like kinase). Bacterial member BP26, from Brucella, was shown to assemble into a channel-like structure, while YggE from E. coli has been associated with resistance to oxidative stress.), with the protein product MSDIKLSSWNRLPAIFLSVGILGLTFTQPAFAQEKMLKTITVTGRGVERIPTTKAQVELGVEVSGKTAAAAQQEVARRSSAVVELLRSRNVETLKTTGIRLNPSYSYENNVQRLTGYVATNTVSFRLDTQKVGSLLDDAVNAGATRIDGISFVANDSAIEAATQTALRKATQDAQRQAESVLGALNLTRREIVNIQVNGASPPPPVPMPRLASGLGKSDAITPVVGGEQEVEGSVTLQISY
- a CDS encoding single-stranded DNA-binding protein: MMNLNLVNLVGRVGGEPDVKYFESGSVKCNLTLAVNRRTRNGEQPDWFNLELWGKTAEVAGNYVRKGSLIGVQGSLKIETWSDRTTGANRSKPVIKVDRLDLLGSKKDTDASAVDNYSGQDTEF
- a CDS encoding rod shape-determining protein, giving the protein MGIDLGTANTLVYVSGKGIVLQEPSVVAIDQNLRIPLAVGEEAKKMLGRTPGNVIAVRPLRDGVIADFDIAEMMLKQFIRRVHEGRTLVSPRIVIGIPSGVTGVERRAVMEAASQAGAREVFLIDEPVAAAIGAGLPVAEATGNMIIDIGGGTTEVAVLSLQGTVISESVRVAGDELSESIIQYMKKVHNLVIGERTAEEIKIQMGSAYPTHEDDDAMMEVRGLHLLSGLPRTVTIKGPEIRESMSEPLSVIIEAVKRTLERTPPELAADIIDRGIMLAGGGALLRGLDTLVSHETGIVTHIAADPLSCVVLGTGRVLENFKQLGRVFSAHSRNM
- the mreC gene encoding rod shape-determining protein MreC — encoded protein: MYTLRRWWDRHWLQFVLVSLSLGTAYGLQYTQGGVLFEAYQSLTRPFQSKPTSEERLTTARTRELEIELNELQSQNQKLQQLLGYVEAEKQKGFVAPIIGRSADQWWQQITLGRGSQDGIKVGFSVMGIGGLVGRVVSVTPHTSRILLISDPSSRVGVLISRSRHMGYIRGQGSNRAVMQFFDKVPDVRVGDFVATSSVSQLFPAGLPVGRVESLNLSKNPAPEAIIELTAPMSFLEWVIVYPKSQLES